The Petrocella atlantisensis genome has a window encoding:
- a CDS encoding ketopantoate reductase family protein, which produces MAIKTVSIIGLGALGVLYGHHLTQKIPKEDLRIIADAHRIERYQKDKIYCNQALVDFNYVTPETPCAPSDLVIFAFKHKDLDDAIKAVKHQIGEHTIFLSTLNGITSEREIGEYYGMEKMLYCVAQGMDALKIGNALTYTNKGILCFGDIEVGHLSEKTIEVAKFFESVALPYEVEKNMKHRMWGKFMTNVGVNQTIAYYEGDFSMIQRDGPERDMMIAAMREVMSIAQKEGVHLTEKDLIYWLKILDRLNPKGRPSTRQDMEARRTSEVELFAGTVISLGKKHQIKTPINQKLYDRIKYFESLF; this is translated from the coding sequence ATGGCTATTAAAACGGTTTCTATTATCGGCCTTGGTGCATTAGGTGTTCTCTATGGTCATCATTTAACACAGAAAATACCAAAAGAAGATCTTAGAATCATAGCAGACGCTCATAGAATAGAACGTTACCAAAAAGATAAGATCTACTGTAATCAAGCATTAGTGGACTTTAATTATGTGACACCTGAGACACCTTGTGCGCCATCAGATCTTGTTATTTTTGCGTTCAAACACAAGGACTTAGATGATGCAATCAAAGCTGTCAAGCATCAGATTGGTGAACATACCATCTTTTTGTCAACACTTAATGGCATCACCAGTGAAAGAGAAATTGGTGAATACTATGGTATGGAAAAGATGTTATATTGTGTGGCACAAGGCATGGATGCTCTAAAAATCGGTAATGCATTAACATACACAAATAAAGGGATTCTTTGTTTTGGAGATATTGAAGTCGGTCATCTATCAGAGAAAACCATAGAAGTGGCAAAATTCTTTGAATCTGTAGCATTGCCTTATGAAGTTGAGAAAAATATGAAGCACCGTATGTGGGGTAAGTTCATGACCAATGTAGGTGTAAACCAAACCATTGCTTACTATGAAGGTGATTTTTCGATGATTCAAAGGGATGGTCCGGAAAGAGATATGATGATTGCTGCCATGAGAGAGGTCATGTCCATAGCTCAAAAAGAAGGTGTTCATCTGACTGAGAAGGATTTAATCTACTGGTTAAAAATCTTAGATAGACTGAACCCTAAGGGGCGACCATCAACACGTCAAGATATGGAAGCAAGGCGAACAAGTGAGGTCGAATTGTTTGCCGGTACGGTCATATCACTTGGAAAAAAACATCAAATAAAGACACCCATCAATCAAAAGCTCTATGATCGAATTAAATATTTTGAGAGTCTATTTTAG
- a CDS encoding VanZ family protein — protein MDKNSNHHLFKNNKRFFLIFIFTGVVVGWIGLIFYFSSQPPSASNRQSKGAVDVFYMLDDHLDFTDSVIYEKAVYFFKQVVLQGRYETSNALIRKSAHVGIYLVLGFMVCLLSYYYHKRYHLAFILGVSIPTLVAVMDEFRQSFIGRTSSLSDVVLDGFGATVGTIICLLMLMLIKLGMFVRATMLKNMLKKNNQIKGD, from the coding sequence ATGGACAAAAATTCAAACCACCATCTATTTAAAAATAACAAACGCTTTTTCTTAATATTCATATTTACAGGTGTGGTTGTGGGGTGGATTGGGTTGATATTTTATTTCTCATCTCAACCACCAAGTGCATCCAATAGGCAATCAAAAGGTGCTGTAGATGTATTTTATATGCTAGATGACCATCTTGATTTTACCGATAGTGTGATCTACGAGAAAGCTGTATATTTTTTTAAGCAAGTAGTATTACAAGGACGCTATGAAACTTCGAATGCACTCATAAGGAAAAGTGCTCATGTAGGCATCTATCTTGTATTAGGGTTTATGGTTTGTTTACTGTCATATTATTATCATAAACGTTACCATCTTGCCTTTATTTTGGGTGTAAGTATACCGACTTTAGTTGCCGTTATGGATGAATTTCGTCAGAGCTTTATTGGAAGAACATCGTCTCTTAGTGATGTCGTTCTAGATGGTTTTGGTGCTACTGTTGGTACCATTATCTGTCTACTGATGTTGATGTTGATTAAACTTGGCATGTTTGTAAGAGCCACTATGCTAAAAAATATGCTAAAAAAGAATAACCAAATTAAAGGAGATTAA
- a CDS encoding phosphatase PAP2 family protein, whose protein sequence is MRLLDEKLFFSLIKHTQNKKIGFLVKFIAVYSSVIFLVFYGICIAHLIATRNPDLLPFIIGPALSLLSVIVIRRFFKRKRPFETYDIKPLIVHEKGTSFPSKHGTSAFAIAFAMMWLHPFWGSIGVILASLTGLSRIMVGVHYPSDILGGLLIAIITSVLTNMLSYILL, encoded by the coding sequence ATGAGATTGTTGGATGAAAAGTTATTCTTTTCACTTATAAAACACACACAAAATAAAAAGATTGGGTTTCTTGTGAAGTTTATTGCGGTCTATTCATCTGTTATTTTTTTAGTTTTTTATGGTATATGTATCGCCCATTTGATAGCGACAAGAAATCCCGACCTATTACCATTTATTATTGGACCGGCATTGTCTTTACTTTCCGTTATCGTCATCCGGCGATTTTTTAAGAGAAAAAGACCTTTTGAGACCTATGATATTAAACCTTTGATTGTTCATGAAAAAGGTACTTCTTTTCCAAGCAAACATGGGACGTCCGCTTTTGCCATTGCATTTGCCATGATGTGGCTCCATCCTTTTTGGGGTAGTATTGGTGTCATTTTGGCTTCACTCACGGGTCTATCTAGGATTATGGTAGGCGTACACTATCCATCAGACATTCTTGGTGGGCTATTGATTGCGATAATCACGTCTGTGTTGACCAATATGTTATCCTATATATTGCTGTAA
- a CDS encoding PqqD family peptide modification chaperone, with protein sequence MASKKLELKDRIIRREDISTTIIDGELGMMSEEKGKYYTLDFIGTRVWELIEQPMTVDELIVLLMKEYEVDRLTCEVDLLELLNKLLKEELIKMAEA encoded by the coding sequence ATGGCTAGTAAAAAACTGGAATTAAAGGATAGGATTATTAGACGCGAAGATATTTCTACCACCATCATTGATGGAGAACTCGGAATGATGAGTGAAGAAAAAGGTAAATATTACACTTTGGATTTCATTGGTACCCGTGTTTGGGAACTCATTGAACAACCTATGACAGTGGATGAACTTATTGTCTTATTAATGAAAGAATACGAAGTTGATAGATTGACATGTGAAGTTGATTTATTGGAGCTATTGAACAAACTCTTAAAAGAAGAACTGATTAAGATGGCAGAGGCTTAG